The DNA region TTTTGATGGCCGGTACAGCCCATGCTGCAAGATGGAAGTACTGAGAGTTTGCCTCGATGGCCTCATGGCCCCACTTCATTCCGGCTGCCAGGAAccaggtcaaggtcaaaatgaCCCACCAAATGGAGGAGGCCATGCTGAAGAAGTACATCATCATGAAGAGAATTGTACACCATTCTTTCTTAGTTCCTTGCGTAGTTATTGGCACCACTTCTGGCGTGTTTACGAATCTGTTGCACGCTGCAGCCTCTTTGTCCAGAGAAAATCCAATGACATAAGCAAGAGCAACCATGAAGTAACATCCAGACAAGAATATGATTGGACGCTCCGGGTAGCGAAATCTGGTCATGTCGACGAAAAAAGTCAAAACGGTGAAAAGCGTGGAAGCTAAACAAATACTAGACCACACACCAATCCAAAGCTTTGCAAAATGTCGCTCTTGCtcattgaaatacatgttcTCACAAGGTGCCCCACAATCCGAGTACACTGCTGATCCAACTTTTAATCTGTAGTCAAATCCTGGAAGAATTGAGTACTTTTTTGGACATGTTTTGTACGAGTTTGTGACCAGTGGCTTGTTATCATCATGATGGTTCTCACCATTATATCCAGGTCTGTATTTATTATCCTCTGTTTCAGGAATGTAGCCAGGAAACTTAGTATCATCATTGGGGTGGGGGGTAGAGTCCACAGGGTCAGTCCTGTTTTCTCCCACACACATTCCAGACTCAGGAAACTTCTCGCATTTCAAACTATCTGGCCACTCAAATccaaatttattcattaacgatTCACATCCATTTCTAGCTTCATTACACATAGACCGACACGGAGGAATAGCCTCCTCCAAAACGGTGCACACGGGAGCATACATAGTACACAGGAAAAACTTCAGTTTAGGGCTACACTGGACTTTCACAAGGGGGAAAAACTGATGAACCTCTAGTCCGGCGTCTTCTTGTTTTTGATGGTTTAAAAGATTTGGCATAATAGTCCAGTTATAAGGCAAGTCTTTGCATAATGGAATCGAAATCAGTTCACATTTTTCGTGAGATGGTGACATTCTTTGTCCATTTCCAATAACAATCACCAACACCTGGCACAAAACGAATACCAGGGCTGTTTTTAAAGCTGCCATgtctaaaatatttgtaaatattcaCTTCGTGAAGGCAATGTCCAGGTATAGAACACAATATGTCATGATCCTACAATAAACAAGACAAATATTAACCAACTGtgcatttataataaagttattcAACAGATCAAACGATtaacatttatgaattcaacttACATTAGAAATAGACCTCGCCGAACATCTTCTGTCTTTGTGCGCTGAATTGAATTACATTTTGAAAGTTTCTAGATCGTTGACCTGGAATACTACACTCAAAACTGTGTGAATTGGGATCTAGAAACTTATGGATAGCTGAAGTTACAAGCGATCTCATTGGCTAAAAATGCTGTTACTTTTCACACCCTCTTCTGTATACTTGCAAGTCAAAGCGCGATAATTCAGGACATGCCACAGCGATCATTGAGAGATTAAATCTTGTTTATGTTGTCAAGAAGCAATAACTACTCAATTAAAATTGCCTCAATTACACGTTAATGAAATTACCACTATTGGACAATACCATTTTATTTAGTTGTCATTATATCCCCCTTTATTTAATCAGCAGGGAAATGAACAGGGTGCGCCAAtgacattttaatcaaacatcaattgtaaaatcatatttaatatacaatgcattttataattaatcatCAATAATTCAGACAAGAAACAATTGTAAGTAATCTTTTCACTCACCATATCacaaaagtttaaatatatattttggcaATAGAAATTTGTGACATTAATTTAATGTATTAAACATCCGGCCCCTAATTTCTTGGcaaaacatgtaaattttttaaaatctgtctTTAAAGTATATATAATGGCGTCAATATTTTTCAGTCACTATATAGGCAATATTTAATGGAGGGTAAGTTTTGAAATTTGTGTCAAAACTGGCTTGGTCCCTATGTTTGGGAGGGTACTGAAGCAGACCAATCCCCCGGGCCCCATCAAATTGACATGACAAGCACTAAAACACTTTTCTCAAGTCAACTAAACTTCAAAATTCTAATAGCGGAGGGTGGGGGCAGCGgtctattttattttgaaaatagttGTTTCATCCATGTTTCCaccttctatattattatttgcaTAGATTTAAAAAGTGTTGTGGTCAATctctataaaattttattttccatcgaTAGCCATAAGGGAAAAAAGGTCGGGTGACAAAAacagtaggggggggggggggtacgtgCGTGTATTCAACGGAATTGACCTATTCATGTTCTAATATATACTTTAactgttgagagagagagagagagagagagagagagagagagagagagagagagggggggttatatgttgtgttatttttttttagatacaagTAGTATCATGGCAAAAAGCACCCTGTCAACTACAAATTAACTACATCCACATTTATGCCATCGATCAAAAtctttatggtttttttttatagagtcTGAGAATGTTTCggcaatttttgtttttaggagtaaaattatttgaaatgctaaatacatgtaccgattttcgtggattttgttgttaagttgatccacaaaattttaatgttcattgaagtgtaatattttacaaacaaactgtatattcatacatataaataacacattatttatgtctctgtttcATATGATCATTCGCCATGGATATATTATGTATCATTAAAACTGATTTTCACGGCAttaattcattcattctttatttatcattaacaaTCCAGAAGACTGAAAGCATGCACAATCGCTGCACTTTAGTTTAGTTTTAAATAGGTGTTTGGTGTGGGTATTTTCTTTGCGTCAGTCGTGTAATGTCAGTATTCAAGAAGCCGGGTATTTTATAGAAGAAATGTCATTTGCAGTCATGACTAAAGTCAGCacctatttttgtttttgtttttacttcaTTGTGAAAAGTATGGGCTTGCTTTAGTCAGACTGTGTCATTTGTGGTTTAAAAACTTGGTGATTCAATGTTTAAACTAGTATCTTATCTTTcgacttttaaaaaaacttcagCTTTATTCTTCAAAAACCTGAATGATAAAGAATCATCTCGGACTCGAATTCCTCAGTTAAAAAAACCCTTAAAATGGATTTTGAATTCCTTTAAAATTATGTGCAGTCTAGAATAACGTGCATGCATggtttgcataattaaaaaaaaaacccgcgaTCGAATATAAAAGAATCGACTTTAGTTTAGGAGGTATCGGGCACTTCTCGATTTCATTGTTGATTAGGGAACATCATATTATTGTCGCGATGTCattattgtacaattttttttagtatttcgaattaagaataaaaacagtaaaaattcgtttttaaagaaatagatgAAGTTAACAAAGTAACAAGTTTTGAAACATCGATAGAAAACAAGTTTTTGGCGAAAAATCCTTACATGTAATTTAGGttgcaaatttttcaaaattatctttaaaatattgcaaatttATAGAATATAAATTAACGGATCGATATCATGGATATTGAGGCGTCATAGCATATAATATCACGATGTTGTTTTACTCCTTATAAAATCTAAAAGGAGCTTCTAAAGTCTTCGCCCTGAAAATAGTGTGCTGGGGGTCTCTACGCGGCTTTTAACCCCCCGCCACTAAAGTTTTCGCCTTGAAAACACTTGGGTATTtagaaaatttgattaaatcgaaaatttaaaaaagtgtattaaacgagagagagagagagagagagagagagagagagagagagagagagagatttctttTAACTAGTTTTACCCAGTTCAGTAACTCTTCAAAGCGTGAAGATTCGATTCGTACGGGAAAATGAAACTAAAGAAAGCGACTGAAAGTGCAACATTGAAATGTATTATTTTGAAGCTCCAAGAGGGATTTTATCCTTGAAGAACTTTGAGACTTATGCGACTCTGAGACTAAATTTGTTATCAAGAGTTCTTAAATGTAGGAACGACATAAATGAGTTCTTGGCCATTACCACCGACCCAGAAATTGTTGCTGCATCAGATATATTTTTAGAGGGATCGTATAAGGACCTTATTTCACATTTTACATTAAGGTAAATATCGCAAGTCTTGTATAGTCCTTTCACTCCTTTTTCCTCTTTGTATCTTTAAACATGAGCATAATATTGAAGCcttatacgaaaatatgataaCCTGATAACGTTATTGTGTAAACAGTTAAAAGTAAAAGGGtgttaattttaatattgtgtCGAATTTAATGTTCTAGACTTCTGCTTGCCAGTGAATCAGGTGCCTGCAGTTTTCTTGTCCAAGCTGAAACCACACTGTTCCAGTTTAGACTTCAGTGCTTGAGTGACACAGAGCTATCCAGGTGAAGAGTTATTAAGAATGAGAACAATTTCTTTCAGGTCAAGATGATTTCCTCTGTCAGTTATATGGTTCATTTGAATTATGTAGTtgtgtacatatttttatttaattagttatcattaattttatgaCTATTTAAACCAAAATTGAACAAGtttaaccaaattttttttaaaatccttaaAGCCATACTCTACTTTGACATCTATAGTAAATGAATAACTTACAAAAACTGCAAATCTGATGCACATACAGTATTGAATCACGTACAATACATATTACGTAGTTGTGCTGTGAGCAATATGCCtgtccacactttgcaaaaagTGAATTGAATTGTTTCCCTCGTGGGATCAACCCAAAGGTAAAAAGACAACATTTGATCCTCATCTTTATGCTATGCTTCCAAATATTTTGACATCCTGTGATGAATTCTCTCAGTCATTGgtttgaaattttcttcaatttatgGTTAACACCACCGTGgtgtaataaaaaaacaagatgaaattgattattaatatcaatattGGCCATGCTACATGTACCCAAGGGGGAGATAACTTTTGAAAAAGTGGATTCAAGCTTCCAACTATGGTTTTCTGGGCtgt from Crassostrea angulata isolate pt1a10 chromosome 7, ASM2561291v2, whole genome shotgun sequence includes:
- the LOC128155200 gene encoding frizzled-7-A-like produces the protein MAALKTALVFVLCQVLVIVIGNGQRMSPSHEKCELISIPLCKDLPYNWTIMPNLLNHQKQEDAGLEVHQFFPLVKVQCSPKLKFFLCTMYAPVCTVLEEAIPPCRSMCNEARNGCESLMNKFGFEWPDSLKCEKFPESGMCVGENRTDPVDSTPHPNDDTKFPGYIPETEDNKYRPGYNGENHHDDNKPLVTNSYKTCPKKYSILPGFDYRLKVGSAVYSDCGAPCENMYFNEQERHFAKLWIGVWSSICLASTLFTVLTFFVDMTRFRYPERPIIFLSGCYFMVALAYVIGFSLDKEAAACNRFVNTPEVVPITTQGTKKEWCTILFMMMYFFSMASSIWWVILTLTWFLAAGMKWGHEAIEANSQYFHLAAWAVPAIKTIAILAMGQVDGDTLSGICFTGIFDVDALRGFVLAPLVVYLLLGTSFLLAGFVSLFKIRTIMKSDGTKTDKLEKLMVRIGIFSVLYTVPATIVIACYFYEQASRDTWMLHWFTKECLASSTAPPEEGIKLLQSGDKPWPDFNVFMIKYLMTVIVGITSGVWIWTGKTLSSWKRFYAKICGSNKRESNV